A stretch of Nonomuraea africana DNA encodes these proteins:
- a CDS encoding aminoglycoside N(3)-acetyltransferase has translation MTRDGLAAQLRRLGVAAGQVLLVHSALSRIGGSEPATVVGALRDVLGEEGTLVVPTQTAANSDTSREHLNRIAGLTEPEIAAFRAAMPPFDPAATPSVGMGRIAEQVRTTEGAVRSAHPQTSFAALGPMAAKLMDGHAMDCHLGESSPLARLYEADAWILLMGVGYSSCTALHLAEYRLPDPPLRTYRCVVEGGWWEYEDVDLRDTHLPRLGADLDKTDISRKGRIGRAKSRLLPLAPAVDFAVNWLAVK, from the coding sequence ATGACCCGCGACGGCCTGGCGGCGCAGCTGCGGCGGCTCGGCGTCGCGGCGGGTCAGGTCCTGCTCGTCCACAGCGCGCTGAGCAGGATCGGCGGAAGCGAGCCCGCGACCGTGGTCGGCGCGCTGCGCGACGTGCTCGGCGAGGAGGGCACGCTCGTGGTGCCCACCCAGACGGCGGCCAACTCCGACACCTCGCGCGAGCACCTGAACCGCATCGCCGGTCTTACGGAGCCCGAGATCGCCGCCTTCCGCGCGGCGATGCCCCCCTTCGACCCCGCCGCCACCCCCTCCGTCGGCATGGGACGGATCGCCGAGCAGGTCAGGACCACGGAGGGCGCCGTGCGCAGCGCCCACCCGCAGACCTCCTTCGCCGCGCTCGGCCCGATGGCGGCCAAGTTGATGGACGGCCACGCCATGGACTGCCACCTCGGGGAGAGCTCGCCGCTGGCCAGGCTCTACGAGGCCGACGCGTGGATCCTGCTGATGGGCGTCGGCTACTCCTCCTGTACGGCGCTGCACCTGGCCGAGTACCGCCTGCCCGACCCGCCGCTCAGGACCTACCGCTGCGTCGTGGAAGGGGGATGGTGGGAGTACGAGGACGTCGACCTGCGGGACACCCACCTCCCGCGACTCGGCGCCGATCTCGACAAAACGGATATTTCGCGAAAGGGGCGTATTGGGCGGGCGAAAAGTCGCCTGTTGCCTCTTGCGCCCGCGGTCGATTTCGCGGTGAATTGGCTTGCTGTGAAATAG
- a CDS encoding FxsB family cyclophane-forming radical SAM/SPASM peptide maturase has protein sequence MVPFRQFVLKVHSRCDLACDHCYVYEHADQSWRRRPKVMSQETIAWSALRIAEHVKSHGLDQVAVVLHGGEPLLAGPGRLLAIAEALESALTGLCRLDLRLHTNGLLLDDHFLEVFEEKGVKVGVSLDGDRAAHDRHRRYADGRGSHARVLASLARLRARPHLYAGLLCTVDVAGDPIAVYEALAEQEPPRVDFLLPHATWEEPPPTGAGDWLTAVFDRWVADGRPMAVRLFDSIESTSRGGPSFTEALGLEPSDLVVIETDGAYEQVDSLKSAYDGAPETGLDVFRHTLDDVAAHPGIRARQRGLDGLAETCRRCPVVDSCGGGLYPHRYRAGGFDNPSVYCADLLQLITHVRGRLRRTHELTSAQLGELAAGHGGAAAVGALAAGQASLRRVALTAAAARGPAWELLTRIDAERPEALAAVLAHPYVRAWAVRRLAGTAGEAHLGNIAAAAAIRAGVTATVEVEVREGVACLPGLGVMPTERTTISTADAWEPVRRLTAGGLSVVLEDTDPYRDCHQWTPAPRLTSEQALAWQELFAGAVEVIGREHPAYLPAMAEGLTTLTPLSPPAHGRDTSSAAREAFGAIAATLPADAETLALLLMHEFQHVKLGGVLDLFDLFDACDTRLFYAPWREDPRPLEGLFQGAYAHLAVTDFWRARRDPKGRERFARWRDDTAQAIETLLGSGTLTPLGERFVRGMRESAAPWLAEAVPAEARRAAQEERARHRARFDRT, from the coding sequence ATGGTGCCGTTCCGCCAGTTCGTTCTCAAGGTGCACAGCAGGTGCGACCTGGCCTGCGATCACTGCTACGTCTACGAGCACGCCGACCAGAGCTGGCGACGACGGCCCAAGGTGATGTCACAGGAGACGATCGCCTGGAGCGCGTTGCGCATCGCCGAGCACGTCAAGAGCCACGGTCTCGACCAGGTCGCCGTCGTGCTCCACGGGGGCGAGCCGCTGCTGGCGGGGCCGGGCAGGCTGCTGGCGATCGCCGAGGCGCTGGAGTCGGCGCTGACCGGGTTGTGCCGCCTCGACCTGCGCCTGCACACCAACGGCCTGCTCCTCGACGACCACTTCCTCGAGGTGTTCGAGGAGAAAGGCGTCAAGGTGGGCGTCTCGCTCGACGGCGACAGGGCCGCCCACGACCGGCATCGGCGCTACGCCGACGGCCGGGGCAGCCACGCCCGGGTCCTGGCGAGCCTGGCCAGGCTGCGTGCCAGGCCGCACCTCTACGCGGGACTGCTGTGCACGGTCGACGTGGCCGGCGACCCGATCGCCGTCTACGAGGCGCTGGCCGAGCAGGAGCCGCCGCGGGTCGACTTCCTGCTCCCGCACGCCACGTGGGAGGAGCCGCCCCCGACCGGCGCGGGCGACTGGCTGACCGCGGTCTTCGACAGGTGGGTGGCCGACGGCAGGCCGATGGCGGTGCGGCTGTTCGACTCCATCGAGTCCACGTCGCGGGGCGGGCCCAGCTTCACCGAGGCGCTCGGCCTGGAGCCGAGCGACCTGGTCGTCATCGAGACCGACGGGGCCTACGAGCAGGTCGACTCGCTGAAGTCGGCCTACGACGGGGCGCCGGAGACCGGGCTCGACGTCTTCCGCCACACGCTGGACGACGTCGCCGCGCATCCGGGGATCCGGGCCAGGCAGCGCGGGCTCGACGGGCTGGCGGAGACCTGCAGGCGCTGTCCCGTGGTCGACAGCTGCGGCGGGGGGCTCTACCCGCATCGCTACCGGGCGGGCGGTTTCGACAATCCGAGCGTCTACTGCGCGGACCTGCTCCAGCTGATCACGCACGTGCGGGGGCGGCTGCGCCGTACGCACGAGCTGACCTCGGCGCAGCTCGGTGAGCTGGCCGCGGGCCACGGCGGGGCGGCGGCGGTCGGGGCGCTGGCGGCCGGTCAGGCCAGCCTGCGCAGGGTGGCGCTGACCGCGGCGGCCGCGCGCGGGCCCGCGTGGGAGCTGCTGACCCGGATCGACGCCGAGCGTCCCGAGGCGCTGGCCGCCGTGCTCGCCCACCCGTACGTGCGCGCGTGGGCCGTCCGGCGGCTGGCCGGTACGGCGGGCGAGGCCCACCTCGGCAACATCGCCGCCGCGGCGGCGATCAGGGCGGGCGTCACGGCCACGGTCGAGGTCGAGGTGCGCGAAGGCGTCGCCTGCCTGCCGGGTCTCGGCGTGATGCCCACCGAGCGCACCACGATCAGCACGGCCGACGCGTGGGAGCCGGTGCGGCGGCTGACGGCGGGCGGGCTGTCGGTGGTCCTGGAGGATACCGATCCCTACCGCGACTGCCACCAGTGGACTCCCGCCCCCCGCCTGACCTCCGAGCAGGCGCTGGCGTGGCAGGAGCTGTTCGCCGGGGCCGTCGAGGTGATCGGGCGGGAGCATCCCGCCTACCTGCCGGCCATGGCCGAGGGGCTGACCACGCTGACGCCGCTCAGCCCGCCGGCGCACGGCCGCGACACCAGCTCGGCGGCGAGAGAGGCGTTCGGCGCGATCGCCGCCACCCTGCCCGCCGACGCCGAGACGCTGGCGCTGCTGCTCATGCACGAGTTCCAGCACGTGAAGCTGGGCGGGGTGCTCGACCTGTTCGACCTGTTCGACGCCTGCGACACCCGGCTGTTCTACGCCCCGTGGCGGGAGGATCCGCGCCCGCTGGAGGGTCTGTTCCAGGGCGCCTACGCGCACCTGGCGGTCACCGACTTCTGGCGGGCGCGCCGAGACCCGAAGGGGCGGGAGCGGTTCGCCCGGTGGCGCGACGACACCGCGCAGGCGATCGAGACCCTGCTCGGCTCAGGAACGCTGACCCCGCTCGGCGAGCGCTTCGTGCGGGGGATGCGTGAGAGCGCCGCGCCCTGGCTGGCGGAGGCGGTGCCGGCCGAGGCCCGGCGGGCGGCGCAGGAGGAGCGGGCACGGCACCGCGCCAGGTTCGACCGGACATGA
- a CDS encoding TIR-like protein FxsC: MPESPYFFLSYKRNDVSDLWVARFFKHLSDDVRVVANAEQPGFMDKQVPAGGSWPAHVSQALSSCRVFVPVYSMGYFDSEHCGKEWGAFSRRCGPGSEAILPVLWAPLYDTPVPECAGILNYEHAAFGREYVTGGIYGIMKLRRFREAYKEGVWWLARRIIEVGRTVDVPYQAIPDYRDQPNAFATAEPRRPYHITVVAPRAGALPEGRQAAYYGHTPLDWNPFAGPVTLADAVAEVVRQQGLRPVVGTLDQHNGESGVVLLDPWALADKGIRDAVSGLRAPVLVPWHEGDGQSAAERERLEATVRETVEARPISDLGPVAELIRQAEWRRLRGAPEYPPPGPSSEKPRLSGPEEWS, translated from the coding sequence TTGCCCGAATCCCCGTACTTCTTTCTGAGTTACAAGCGCAACGACGTGAGCGACCTCTGGGTCGCGCGCTTTTTCAAACATCTGTCCGATGACGTGCGGGTCGTGGCCAATGCCGAACAGCCCGGTTTCATGGACAAGCAGGTGCCCGCAGGTGGCAGCTGGCCCGCGCACGTGTCGCAGGCGCTCTCCTCGTGCAGGGTGTTCGTACCGGTCTACTCGATGGGCTATTTCGACAGCGAGCACTGCGGCAAGGAATGGGGCGCCTTCAGCAGGCGCTGCGGGCCGGGGTCCGAGGCCATCCTGCCCGTCCTGTGGGCGCCGCTCTACGACACGCCGGTGCCCGAGTGCGCGGGCATCCTCAACTACGAGCACGCCGCCTTCGGGCGCGAGTACGTCACGGGCGGCATCTACGGGATCATGAAGCTGCGCCGGTTCAGGGAGGCGTACAAGGAGGGCGTCTGGTGGCTGGCCCGCAGGATCATCGAGGTGGGCCGGACGGTCGACGTTCCCTACCAGGCCATCCCCGACTACCGCGACCAGCCCAACGCCTTCGCCACGGCCGAGCCGCGCAGGCCGTACCACATCACTGTGGTCGCGCCGCGGGCCGGAGCGCTCCCGGAGGGGAGGCAGGCGGCCTACTACGGGCACACGCCGCTCGACTGGAACCCGTTCGCCGGGCCGGTCACGCTCGCGGACGCGGTGGCCGAGGTCGTCAGGCAGCAGGGGCTGCGCCCGGTGGTCGGCACGCTCGACCAGCACAACGGTGAATCGGGCGTGGTCCTGCTCGACCCGTGGGCGCTGGCCGACAAGGGAATCCGCGACGCGGTGTCGGGGCTGCGGGCGCCCGTGCTGGTGCCGTGGCACGAGGGCGACGGCCAGAGCGCGGCCGAGCGGGAGCGGCTGGAGGCGACGGTGCGCGAGACGGTCGAGGCCAGGCCGATCTCCGACCTGGGCCCGGTCGCCGAGCTGATCAGGCAGGCGGAGTGGCGGCGCCTGCGCGGCGCCCCGGAGTACCCGCCGCCGGGTCCTTCGAGCGAGAAGCCGAGGTTGAGCGGCCCCGAGGAGTGGTCATGA